gtgtGTATTATGGTTAATTAATATGTAAATGAGATATGATTAATAACTCGTTTGGAGAGAAATGGGAAGATTTACCTTCTATAATTCCCCCGTGCTCCCATGCTCTGTAGGATGCCTGTGAGGGtgagaggccctggcacaggtgcccagagaggctggggctgcccctggtcCTGGATGTGCCCAAAGggtggcagagccagccccgTGCGAGCTCCTGGGCTGGCCCTGGCggcccagggacagcaggagaggCCTGTGGTCCCAGGGGCAGAGGACTCAGGATTTCAGCTCCATTGCCAGCacgaggagctgctgctccagcagggctcctgcccagcagccacTGCAGGGTCCAGTGCCACCACTGGGGATGCACAACTGGAGGTCCTGAACAGCCCAAGGGGTTTTCAGTGTCCAGTGTTCATCCCATGACTAGTATCGATGTCCCCGAAGAGATGAAAAGCCCAAACACTCTGGGCATGGTCTGGAGCTCAATATGGGCCATATTCTTCCTGCCAATGTATTCTTTTGTCAGGAATTTTGTGTCAGGGACCCAATTTTGTCCAAGGCACCCATTTCAGGAGCAGGAACTGGAAGGACGTTGGGTGCAGGGTGGGAAGCACAGAAGGTCAATGCACAGAGGTGATGGTAACCTTCTCCTGGAGCACGACTGAAGGTTCTTagggacacagcagcagcagcttgtggggacagccctgcccagccagccccatccacaagggaagagctgcaggagagggcagCTGCCAGGAATCCCTCTCCTGTGCCTCCAGTGAGGGGAGAGAGCGCGACAAGCACAGGAGGAAAACAGGTTTTTGTCCATCCCCTTTTGAGGGGGATTCCCTTTGAGGGACAAAGATTAATTATAATCCATGAGCAGAACTCTGAGCTGCAGCCTGGttcagcacagccacagctcctctccaCAAATGCTTTCCTTGCTGGGAGTTTTAtgtggaggcagcaggagcggGGGCTCCCTGGGCCAGTCCTTGCACCCTGCAGGCTCACGGATCCACAGACATCCCCTCATTCCTGGGTGAGAAcacacaggcagagctggctgtgcaCTCCCCATCCAAATGGAAATTTGGCTGGAGACATGACACTGGAAATGACAatttttgcagggaaaaaaaatcccaacaaaattATGATCAATCATTTGTTCCAATTTGCATTAAAAGCAAGAATTTTCATTAAAGTAAATGTTGGttacagaaaagcagctgtttgttttgttttctgtaaccAAAACCAGAAGGTTGCTCTTTAAAACGTTTttgaaaagcagctgctttggtcagcaaagcaaaaacaaaaggaaactgTCACAACGActaaaacaaatgttttcctCAGAACTTCCAAGAACATAAAGGGAAGACACGATTCGATTGTGgtgccctggctctgctgcagatGCTGAGTGTTTGCAGCCCTTCCTGCTCTGGGGGGGGCTCAGCAGGATGGACAGCGGCTCTTCAGGAGCAAAATCCTTCCTGAGGCTCGGAGAGGAGAGGCTCGGAGAGGCTCGGAGAGGCtcggaggggaggggaggggaggggaggggagaggagaggagaggagaggagaggagaggagaggagaggagaggagaggagaggagaggagaggagaggagaggagaggagaggagaggagaggatcAAGATGTCTTTGTGGCTCTTACGTTATTGATTGATTTTTCAATTTGGACAAACAAAGTGTCATTCAAAACCCAAACTCTTCCTCCTTAATGTGCCTTCACTGAATCAAATTCTACAGCACTCAATTAatacataaataattaaaacattcCCAATGAAATGTTCTGTCCATAAGAAGACCTCAATGTGTGAAGTGCAGGGCATTAATTCATACCCAGTTTTCTTAATGGACCTCGACCTTCGGCCTTGTGTCTGGCACAATGAAGTGGGAATTAATCCACCGTATTTCATGGGCTGTCAACTCTTCCCCCCCCATGGAGCACAGCCCCCCAGAGGTCACCTGGATCTGTGGGGAGGGCAGCTGTGGATGGTGTCAGCTTTGCAAAGGTCTGGGCTCCCCTGCATGGGGTGCCCCAAGGCTCCAGCGGCACCAGGCTAAGCCTGGCAGCAccttccctgcagcctggggctcagccAGCTCGGCTTTGGGAACGGGATCGGCTTTGGGAACGGGATCGGCTTTGGGAACGGGATCGGCTTTGGGAACAGGATCGGCCAGCTCAGCTTTGGGAACAGGATCGGCTTTGGGAACGGGATCGGCTTTGGGAACGGGATCGGctttgggaatgggatcggctttgggaatgggatcggCCAGCTCAGCTTTGGGAACGGGATCGGCTTTGGGAACGGGATCGGCTTTGGGAACGGGATCGgctttgggaatgggatcagcCAGCTCGGCTTTGGGAACAGGATCGgctttgggaatgggatcagcCAGCTCAGCTTTGGGAACGGGATCAGCTTTGGGAACGGGATCGGCTTTGGGAACGGGATCGGCCAGCTCAGCTTTGGGAACAGGATCGGTTTTGGGAACGGGATCGGCTTTGGGAACGGGATCGGctttgggaatgggatcggCTTTGGGAAAGGGATCGGCTTTGGGAACGGGATCGGctttgggaatgggatcggCTTTGGGAAAGGGATCGGCTTTGGGAAAGGGATCGGCTTTGGGAAAGGGATCGGCCAGCTCAGCTTTGGGAACGGGATCGGCTTTGGGAACGGGATCGGCTTTGGGAACGGGATCGGctttgggaatgggatcggCTTTGGGAACGGGATCGGCTTTGGGAACGGGATCGgctttgggaatgggatcagcCAGCTCGGCTTTGGGAACGGGATCGGCTTTGGGAACGGGATCGGCCAGCTCAGCTTTGGGAACGGGATCGGCTTTGGGAACGGGATCAGCTTTGGGAACGGGATCGGCCAGCTCAGCTTTGGGAACGGGATCAGCTTTGGGAACGGGATCGGCCAGCTCAGCTTTGGGAACAGGGCTACTCCGGGGCTGTGACCCCCTCCAGGCAGCTCAGCCTCGCTGCAGGGAGGCTGCAAAGGAAAAGATGCAAATTCTATCGCTCAGCCCTCAAGGCTTGCTCCATTCAAAATCAGATTTGGGCTTGAAACATGTCTGTGCTCCTGCactttgagatgagctttaattAAGAGGTAAAATTATTAAAGCTGCAAGTTATTATAGCCTGAGGACCCCGGCCCAGTGATATGAAGCAGATGGTCCCGGGGCAAGCAAAAGCCCTTTAATAAAGAAGCGTTTGCAATTCATGAGCATTAATTATGTCCACTTctctcattttaaaatgttctgctTGTCAGCCCTGGTATTGTGGGCAGAGCAAGCATGATGAATTAGGCTAACCCCTTCTGCTTCAAGACATATTCTTTGTGTGGTGAAAATTAAAAGTATTATCTCCCAGAAGATGGAGTGATTCGAATATTTAAGCACTTGGGGATCCCCACCCTTCTCCCCAGTGGCCCAGGTCCCCTGGGCAGGTTTGGAAGGGCCCGGCTGGGATCCAGCCAgcccaggaggcagcaggggaaGCATCACTCCAGCCCGGGGCTGCTGAcgggggagcagcagccagagggatcTGCAGGATCTGAGGGATCTCGGCCAGAGCTCAGGCAGGATGgatcctgcagccctggctgagctctgcctgagTGCCTGCACCGGGTGCTGCTCCCTCCTCAGTCTGTCCCAGGGGGAGGAGAGGGCCTGAGAGAGGCTTGGGCGGAGCAGCAGGGGCTCATcagggcactgcccagccctgggaagctcCAAGCCAAGGCACGAGTGACCCTGGCACACCAGGACATCCTGCAAGGCCCTGGGAAGATGCCAGTCGGATTTATTCTTGTCATTTGCTTCCGCTCCTCATGTCTCTCCTCTGAGCACCTGAAGAATTCACTGAGACCACTTAAAACAACCAATAATTCCTCCTACCACCCTCAGCAAGGAGAAATTCCTTTTGCTGCTCTGATTCACAGCTAAAAGGTGTCTCCTTGCATTTCCTAGGTACAAATCCAGGTTTTCCATGCAGGGGAGTCTCACACCATGCCTGATGTTCCAAGATAACCCCGTGTGACCTGGAGTGAGGGTCACCTGCCCTGCCTGTAATCCCTTCACCCTCTGCACACCTTGGCTGGTGACACCTTTTGCTTTCATAGAGATTTATTGGCTCTTCCCTCTGCCCTGGATTAAACCCCACCATGGCACTGCTGGGTTTGCCCAGGCATCCGTCAGAGAAGTCCAGGACTTCTTCTCCTTGCGGGGCTGTCACAGCCCGGGGACAGGAAAAGCCCCCCTGGCTCTGTCACAGCCCGGGGACACAAAAAGcccaccctgcagggctgtCAGTGCTGGGCTCAGGAGCctcctgggctgagctggggtcAGGAGCAGCtccggggctctggggcaggcCTGGGATGCCCCcgggctcaggggggctctcaTTAAGGGGGAACAagagagaagaagcagcagaatTGGACACTGAGCACAGGGAAGATGATGTGGGAGGTAATTCATTATCCCAGCCTTGCTCGGCCTGTTAAagcccccatcccctcggaGTGGGgaccctgccctgcacagggcagaTGGGATCCCGCCGAGCCACCCCCAGGCACTTCACGGTCAATTAGAGGCGAGGGGAGCCAGGACAGGGGTTAAAGATTGCGCCGAGGGCCAAGCCGGGGACGCAGCGGGGGCTCCTCTGCTCATCTATATCACAGACACTAATTTGGGTTAATTTACTTCAAAGGCTTTCCTGGGGATTGTGGCGCACGCCGGGTTGGGATCTATTCCTCCCAAAAGAGGTTTGAAAAGGGGCAGGGGCCTTTCTCTTGAAAGCAGCCCAGGGACAGAGCTTTGAGGTTTGATTTccctttcttaatttttttttttttacaagggcTGTCTCCAAAGGCAGATAAGAGGgagccctgggaaatgaaagctgaaaaagTGGATATGAAAGGAAACATGACCAACAAAGACTGTAATGAAGCAGTTAAAGGACTTTAAAATAAAGCCTTTCCCCACCCAGTGCCTGCAGAGGAGCAATAAAACCATCCTGCAAAGTGCCAGCCAAAGATTCCCCCAGGAAAGCTCACCCCTGGGGAAAGCTAAATGTGTTGAATTATCCCCCAGGAAGCAAATAAACCAGGGACAGCACGGAGCTTTTATCCTTTCATCGGCCTGCGGGAAGTGGCTGGTTAATTCTGGGAGCCCAGGGAGGCTGGAAAGGCAGGAAGAGCCTCGGCGGTGGGGGCGAACAGGGGAAGGATCCCGGGGGGAGCAGAGGATGGAtcccaggaggagcagagggtgGATCCCGGGGGGAGCAGAGGATGGAtcccaggaggagcagagggtgGATCCCGGGGGGAGCAGAGGATGGAtcccaggaggagcagagggtgGATCCCGGGGGGAGCAGCTCGGCAGCTGGGTCTCACCTGAGCGGGCAGAGGGAGCCCCTTTGCCCAGGcttggctgctgcagcccgcGCTGGGGCCGAGCCGTGTCCTGTCCCGGGttccgtgtcccgtgtcccgggTCCCGTGTCCCGGGTCCCTCGGGGcagggcccggcccggctcggccccgcccGTCTCGGTTCGGCCCCGCACGGCTCGGCTCGTCCCGGCTCGGCTCCCCGCGCTCCCGGTgcgcgggccggggccgcccccgcccggccggagcggggctggagccgCAGCTGTGCCCGGGCACCCACGCCTCCCATTCCCACCGTAATTTTTCAATTTACAAGGCAGTAAATGAAAGAGGGAGATGAGATTTGCTCAGCGCGTTTTCCAGGAGTATTTACTGCTGAGAACGCCGCGAAAGCCATTTAAACAATTGCTTTTATGACACAACACACATTAAAGAAACTTccctaatatttttttcacccCTCTGCCGGTTCGTGCCGCGccgctgctgctgtgctcagctcgCTGCTTTATGGGCTGTTTGGATTTTAATTGGGCTGTAGCCCCAGGGAGCGCTGAAATCCGGAGGCGCATTGAGCTCGGCGATGCTCGCAGCTGATCCGGCACAAAGGCCGGGTctgccccggcgctgcccccggAGCGGGGAGCGCAGGGCTCGGGGAGGGGACGGACCCCCGGCCTGGGTTCgccaccctgctgctgcccagcccgtgCAGAGCGATTCCTGGGCGCTCAGAGGGCGAGTGCTGTGGCCGGAGCGTGCAGGGAGGGCAGACTGAGCGCGGGGATGTCCAGGGAAGGCTTTTCCCTAGCACGGGAGCGCTGGGACTCTCCACCCTGGAGTTCTCCGAGGCTTGGTGAACAAAGTCCGGCCCGGCCCGGAGCTGGCGCAGACACACCCGGGCAGCAGGCGGCAATGCAGACCTCGGGAGCAGCTCGTGGTTTTGTTACAGACTTTAACTCCTCAACATTCACTCCCAGTGGGCAGTAAGTGATGCCCTCGGAGGGAAGCCAGCTCCCCGTGCTGCTGAACAtagcctgggagctgcagcccgTCTCCACCACCTGAGCGCAGGCACAGCAGCCCAGGGgccgggctgggagagctgcgGGTGCTCACTTGGAGAAGGAAAGGCTCCGGGGAGAGCTCGGAGCCCTTGTAGGggctaaaggggctccaggagagcaggagagggaccggggacaagggatggagggacaggacacagggaatggctcccactgccagagggcagggctggatgggagattgggaattgggaattgttccctgagaaggtgggcaggccctggcacagggtgcccagagcagctgtggctgcccctggatgcCAGCCGTGTTTATCCCCAAGCCCGGCTGTGTTTGTCCCCAGGCCTGGCTCAGTTAGCCCcagtcccggctctgtccccagtcccggctctgtccccagtcccggctctgtccccatgcctgtccctgtccccaatcccatccctgtccccaatcccgtccctgtccccagtcccggctctgtccccagtcccggctctgtccccatgcctgtccctgtccccatgcctgtccctgtccccaatcccgtccctgtccccaatcccgtccctgtccccaggcccgtccctgtccccagtcccgtccctgtccccagtcccggctctgtccccagtcccgtccctgtccccaggcccggcggggctcggcggtGCCGCAGCCGCCGCTCCGCCCGACGCCACAGGAGGGCGCCCGCGCTCCGCGCTCGGCCGGGACCGACGGGACCGGGCTGGGGAATAACGGGGAGGAATAACGGGGGGATAACGGGGGGAATTATGGGGGGATAACGGGGGGATAAcggggaaaatgggcaaaggagCACCCTGGTGCGGGGGTCACCCAGCAGCCCCCATCCCCACCGAGCTGTGCCGCGTTTGCAGCCCcggtggagagccagggaaacaggatgggctttgaggtcccttccaacacaaatcactgattccatgattccacgGGACGGCTGCGCAAGCAGGCTGGTGGAGCAGAGTCCACCTCtcagcccccaaacccccaaaaagcAGAAGCACCTGAGTTATTCTGACTTTTATTTCATTGCTTCTTAGTCCACACAGTCGGtataaaatcagaaaagcaaagcaaaaaagaaaaaaaaaaaagtagaactCCAAAAAACCTCAGGATTAaccaaaaaaagcagcagtgtcTGGAGTCCTCAGAGGCAGCCGGGGTCTGTGCTGGTGCCTGTTCCATTCATGGCCAGACTCTTTGCTGACAGACAGAGGACTCACACCTCGCTCCGGTGCCAGAGCCCCACAGGCTCCAGGCCAGAGCTGCTTCTGTTCCTCTGCACcacagaggggaaaaggaaTCTTGGTTATAaatgctttattaaaaataatagtaagAGCAAATCTTAAGTACAAAAGCAGTTATAGCTCATTTATATTACACAGaattatttctcatttcttaGCTTGTTTACCTCAAGGTCGTTAACTGAATTTCCAGTGACTAAGGTTAAGTGGCGTAGCAGGGTAAGGAATGGTAAATAGATAGCACCATTTCATACATCTGGGGTTGGATTTCAGGGAGAGCCCGGGCTGGCTGCTTCCTCAGGGCACTTTAGCTCCACGGCAAGGGCAGAGCACGTTCCAGGCTGGGACCCGGGCTGGACTGCAGCTCGGCCTAAGTGATTTAAAAGCCCAAATTCCCCGCGGGTGTGGCGGCAAGGCATCGGGACTTAGGCACGTAAGTCATTTAGGCACTTGGGGCAATCAAAGCCTTTGCTCCGAAATCCTTCAAACCTTTTGGAAGCGTCTCCCATCAGATCTGGACGTGCCCTCGGATCACAgcgtgtggcaggagcaggccTGGCCCCCGGCTGTGGAACCGGGCGTGCTGATCCACGCTGGCCCAAAGCCagagctgggggtcctggcgggctgggacagggcaggagagTTCAGCTCAAAGAGGATTTtgcatgagagaaaaatcaCCGCGCTCTTGTTACACTGTTAGGAGTGAGAGTTCCTTAGGCACTTGCTTTAGGCTTTAAAACAGCACATGGTCAACAGAAGCAAACAAGACTATGTACATATATGTAAAAAGTGTTATAAATAGGTTTTTTAAACCATAGATACTATATACATCTTCAATTAACAAGGAACCCTTTGAGTGTTTCCTCTGGGGGTCGGTTGGGTTTGGCTTGGGTGGGAgggtttattcctttttttttttgtttttttggttaattttcttttccatttcctcaTCTATTCTCCCCCGCCTCCGTCGGCTGCGGGGACGTCGCGGCTGCCCCGTCCCGCGGCCACGTCCCGCGGCGTCACTCGCGCTTCCGCAGGATGACGTAGATGATGCCGctggccagggccagggggaagGCCAGCCACGCCAGGATGTAGGCGAAGCCGTAGGAGGTGTTTTCCGAGGCTTGGTGCCAGTCCGTGTGCCTCACTGTGAAGATGGCAGCGCCACTCatcacacacagccctgcagggtgaCATGGGGGACGTCAGTGGTGGCACGGGCCAGGCCCTGCCGGGGCCCCAGGGtcacccagcacagcacagctcagcacagctcagcagagcacagctcagtacagctcagcacagcacagctcagctcagaaGGGAGCTGGCTGTGTCTTGCCCCCTTGGATCCTGTCCCTGGGGGTGTGGGGGTGATGCTGTGGGCTCTGGTCTGCCTGGAGGTGAGCAGGGATGTCTCTGCCATGCTCAGAGATAAAGCCAGAGGTTCTGGAGCAGACAAAGCTGGAGCATCACCTGGGCTAACCCATCCCtcaggagcccagggctgctgctccagaccAACCCCGCTCCCCTGGTGCCCTGTGTAAAACCCTGgcctgagccacctccctgcagtgctgcaagagggcagacacagagctgggcttccaaagcagtgtttctgtatcacCTCTCCAGGTGATAAAATCCACAAACCCAACGGGGCCTCAGGATGCTCTGGCTGTGATCCCCCATCCTTCACAGCTGCACCAGAAGCTCAACTGCAAACCCCATTTCCAGCAAACCCTGTTCCCTGAAAACCCTGTTCCCCGAAAACCCTGGTCCCTGCTAACCCTGTTCCCTGAAAACCCTGTTCCCTGAAAACCCTGCTCTCTGAAAACCCTGTTCCCTGAAAACCCTGCTCCCCACAAACCCTGTTCCTTGAAAACCCTGTTCCCTGAAAACCCTGCTCCCCACAAACCCTGTTCCTTGAAAATGCTGCTCCTTGAAAACCCCGTTCCCTgaaagcccagctccctgcaaacCCTTCTGTGCCCTTGCTCGCCCCTCATGGCAGCCCGGCCCAGGCAGGGCCCGTGGGGGTCCCGgcggtgcccagccctggtgggCAGCATGTAAGCGTCATTGCCAGCCCCCCATCAGGGGTGGGCACCGCCCAGAGCTCGCACAAAGCCACCTCTATTCCTGCCCCAAACGAGCTCTTTGAGTCAGTCCCAGTAGTTCTATTATCCGGCCGTGGGGCTGTTGTTGGAGCCGAGTTCCAAATCCCCTGCCCGGAGCTCAGGACCACCTACATTTCAGCACGGTGATATTTGAGCTGTAATTCCACTTGACACTGCTCCTTTTGTTCAGGGAAAGTGCACAAGTGGGAATTCACTTCATTACGGCGCTGCTGGAGCCGTTTCCATTCTCCGAGCACGAGAGCCAACTCCCACTGCCCGGCCCAGGCACAgagagagagcacggccattgtctggggacagggacaggcgtGTGGCCACCCCGTCACCTCCAGACGGCCACGGATACAGCAGTGATTGTGTGGCCAGCTGCAAGCAATGGCCATGGCTGAGCTTGGGGGGCACCTGCCCTGCTCTAGGCTGAGAACACGCTgggcagggagccccagctgcagccagctgcaAGCAGCAATGCATCCACCacccctgcagagcctggcttCGGGAGCAcactgcagcctggctctggaggTCAGGAGGGCGAACATTTCCCGACACTTGTTCCCAGGGTTTGTTCGTgccggggcagccccagccctgcagaggagccgggctgggctgggagagctccGGGGCAGCTCTCCAGACCAGGGGTTTGCAAACAGCCGTGGGACAAGGGCAGACACAGCCTTGGAGCTGAGCCCACAGCTCTGCGGTGAGAGGGGTGGGAGGGAAGAGACAAAAGCGATGATGAGAAGGATGCAGGAGTTGGGTCAGACCCTGAGAGGCCCAAACTCACATCTCTGCCATGCTGAGCTACAAGGAGTAGCTCAGGATGTGGATATGCTGGACCCATGGGTATGCTGGACCCACCAAGGATGCaggggagcctttgaggccttGTGATGCCCTTGATCCCATCAGGACAGATGCAGCCAGGCTTTGTGGGTGATTCCAAGCAGTGTGGAGGTGCTGGGGATgatcctgcctggctgctgcaccACAGACCAAAGTGGCCTCACACTTTTCtttctgccctgccctgccctcgcTGGTGTGCCTGCAGTGGGTGCCAGCCCCTGCCTTCCTCCCTGGCTCTCAGGGAAgcactgcccagctctgccacccaGGAGTGCCCagtgctcctgccctggctcccaCAGCAGCGAGGAGGCCAGAACAGGCTCAGCTCCTgtgaccaaagctgtccccacctccaggggggatgtcctggcagtgctggcacagccatgTCCTGTCTCCTGACTGAGGTCACAAAGATCAAAACTGGCCtgagcctcctgctgcagccctggccagggAGAACAGTGGGGATGGGCACCAGTGCCCACCTCTGCCTGGTGCACCTGGATCCAGAGCTCTGCCTACAGCTCCCCTGGCCACAGGGAACCTAGGTGGATGAGGACACACGTTTTCTGTCGTTCACGGTGGCTGGGCATGGCGTTAACCCACAGCCCAAAGAGACTGAGGTGTGACCCTGCAtcccctgggacacccagcACGGCACAGACAGGAGGGCTGCActcctgtgctctgctcctccGGCAATGAGGGCTCACAGCAATCACTCAGCAGAGAGAAGCCTTCTGCTCCCAGGGCTATTAGAGAGCTCTCAGGCAGGTAATTGCATTATTAATGCCCATTTCCCCTCCTTGGCTCCATGGCTCTAAGGAGTTTCCACACATCTCTTTTTCCAGAGATGGTGAACTGATCTGAACTCCACCAGCACCGCAGCCAAGCAGATCCACTCCTCATGAATTCATGCCAATAAAGCTTAGCTCTGGATTCCGCCAGTGTTTGGGAAGGCCAGTTGCTTAGAGGATGCCCAGAAAGTTTAAAGTCTAAACTCAGTGAATGAGTTTTTCCACTGATAAAACAGCAGGACCTTGGGTGACTTCTCGTTTAACATCTAAAGCTCTAGGAAAGAACCAGTCTCCTTCACAGACACTCTGTCCCAAAGCAGGCAGGACCTCGAAGCACCATTACATTTTTTAGTCTGAACTCTTGAAAATCCTCTCCACTGGTTTCATACGTAGAAGCATAAACAGAACCAGTGGCTTTAGAGCATCAGTATTtggggagctgcagcacaggatgTGAGCTGTGGCTCCTTTCCAGCACTGAGCTCTCAAAGAGTTAAAAATAACAGCTGACAGTCCAAGTCAGAGCtcaccctgcagctccagggctctgtgCTCATGGGGAAAGCACCAGGCCCCCTCATGGCAAGTTTATAAATAATCACCGTGCCCTCTTTTGCCAAAACAGGATTGTCAGGACTCTCCccaccctgccagcagctgtggaAGCCTCACCCAGCCTGGTGAAAGGTCCCAGGGTCAGCACAGCCACCCTGGACACAACATCCAACTCGAGTCCTGGGGAACAGGCAGAGCTCTCCTTCCAGCATCCCTGTGATCTActgcccccagctctgccccggTGCCCCGGCACCCTGTCCCTCCAGAGCCTCCCTTCCTGGGGCACAAACCTGCTTGCCCCTCCCCTGTGCAAGGGCAGAAGATCCTGGATGCACAACGGCCCAAGAGCTGGATTCCCAGGATCCCATCCTCAACACCCCCAAAttattcccttcccttcccttcccttcccttcccttcccttcccttcccttcccttcccttcccggtGTGCCCCGGGGGctgttcctccctccctgccctctccctgccctctccctgcCGCAGCGGGCAGTgccagccgccggccccgctcaCCCGCCAGGATCTGGAAGACTCCGGTGATGTAGAAGCGGCCGCCCTTGGTGAGCGTGAAGAGCTGGCAGAAGAACAGGAACAGCGACAGCACGCTGAAGATGACGGAGAGGATCATCATGGCTTGGACAGCCTGCAGCCATtctggggacagacagacacacagacacctcaGCGAGGGCCCCGCGGGGCCCTGCCATGcccacggccttgccaccagcccacGGGGCTCGGGAGcagccggggccgtgcccggcgctgcccagctgccagccccCAGCACGCGATGGCAGGCCTGGGCACTGCTGCGGGAACGCTGGCCACAAAACGGAGCAGAGACAAACCCCGACCTGCAGAGAGCAGGCAGagcctctgccccagctccggCCAGGCCcggctgctgagctgtgctgcaaaCACCAAAGCATGCGCAGCAGGCTCCGGGACACCGCGCTGGCCGAGCTCCGAGGGCAGATACACACACGGGACA
The DNA window shown above is from Lonchura striata isolate bLonStr1 chromosome 19, bLonStr1.mat, whole genome shotgun sequence and carries:
- the PMP22 gene encoding peripheral myelin protein 22, coding for MLLLLLGIIVLHVTVLVLLFVSTIVSQWLVNGEHAADLWQNCTSGASFHCLASSSNEWLQAVQAMMILSVIFSVLSLFLFFCQLFTLTKGGRFYITGVFQILAGLCVMSGAAIFTVRHTDWHQASENTSYGFAYILAWLAFPLALASGIIYVILRKRE